In Pseudobdellovibrionaceae bacterium, the following proteins share a genomic window:
- the arfB gene encoding aminoacyl-tRNA hydrolase, with protein MSPAIWEKILDELEYRYSRSSGPGGQHVNRTESKVDVRWDLESSAAVTDTQKARLRHKLATRLNKDGILIISCDEYRYRARNIEESQSRLKDLLTSALKIPKPRKKTKPTKSSVKKRLEGKKQRSDLKKSRGKIKY; from the coding sequence ATGAGTCCAGCAATCTGGGAGAAAATTTTAGACGAACTGGAGTATCGCTACAGCAGGAGCTCGGGTCCAGGAGGTCAACACGTCAATCGAACGGAGTCCAAAGTCGATGTGAGGTGGGACTTGGAGAGCTCCGCCGCTGTGACTGACACCCAGAAAGCGCGCCTACGCCATAAGCTGGCGACCCGCCTCAACAAGGACGGAATTCTGATCATCAGTTGCGACGAATACCGGTATAGAGCTCGCAATATTGAAGAGAGTCAGAGCCGACTTAAAGATCTTTTAACCTCGGCTCTTAAAATCCCTAAGCCGCGCAAAAAAACCAAACCAACCAAATCATCCGTCAAAAAGCGCCTCGAAGGAAAAAAGCAAAGAAGTGATCTAAAGAAATCCCGGGGTAAAATCAAATATTAG